In Verrucomicrobiota bacterium, the genomic window TATCGAGGACTACCTGCGTTTCAATCCCGGCAATGATCAGGAAAAGGAGTTTTTACGCACGTCTATCCACTATATTACTACCATTGCTAGCTTGAGAGCATCGCGCATTGATGACTCATCATCCAACCTCCCTTCGGTTCTTTGGTTGGTTCTTCTAGTTGGCGCCGTTGCCACCATCGGCCTTTCTTATCTCTTTGAGGCACAAAACTTCTGGCTTCAAGCCATTCTGACTATCCTGCTAACTGGGGTGATCTGCATGACCTTTTACATCATCATTGATCTGGATTTTCCATTCATAGGAGGGACAACGATTTCGTCTGAACCCTTCCAGCGCGTCGAGATGAATTAGCCTCTCTTGCGGGAGAGCATAATCTCATTCCCCTCGGTATCCGCACACATCGCCAGGTGAGGCGGTTCCCCATTCTCCGGTTGTGGTTCACGAAGCAACTGACCACCCGCCGCAACGATCTCAGCAGCACCAGCGATCACATCAGCCACTTGGAAACTCATGCCGGTCCACGTGCGCTTTCCCTCGCCGCCGCCATGGACGCCGATGATGCCGTTGCAGACTTCGATATCGGTCACCGCTGGATTCTCTCGAATCACTTTCGCACCGAAGACGGTGGTATAGAACTTCACCGCGCGGGCCGTGTCCGCAGCCCAGATGATGTATTTGAGACGTTCGACAATCATGGGTTGGCCCTAGAAAGCTTACACGCAGACCAGAAGATAAATGTCATCCGGCAGAAGCGATGCCACCTCGCGGATGATATTTCCCCTCAGCACGTGCAGCAGGGTGTTCCGCTGGGGAGCGCCGAGCAGGACCCGCTCCGCTCCGATCGTGGAGGCAAGATCGGCGATGGTATGAGCCGGAGCATCGCTGACGGCATAGCAAGGGATGATCGTCTCACCGAGCCCCTTGTCCCTGAGTGACTCAAAGGTCTCACGGGCCTGCTTGTCCTCAGTCCATTTCCTGCGCCGGTCACCCGGCGCTATGACCGGCTGCTCACGA contains:
- a CDS encoding VOC family protein, whose protein sequence is MIVERLKYIIWAADTARAVKFYTTVFGAKVIRENPAVTDIEVCNGIIGVHGGGEGKRTWTGMSFQVADVIAGAAEIVAAGGQLLREPQPENGEPPHLAMCADTEGNEIMLSRKRG